From the genome of Uranotaenia lowii strain MFRU-FL chromosome 1, ASM2978415v1, whole genome shotgun sequence, one region includes:
- the LOC129738381 gene encoding uncharacterized protein LOC129738381, with the protein MPKTKSDERVEDAIVRRKAILTNLSDVERFTREFNVDRDVGRLQVRQDLVDRIYDQFQKAQTVIEKWDGPDRLEMRLAERSTIEERFCEVKAFLLNNIPERLSSSTSAEPTAPTSTAMFHLRLPKIDLPRFDGDFSRWLSFRDTFKSMVHSNPDVPAVAKLQYLLQSLEGEAKKPFESVNVEADNYLITWDALMKRYDNQRYLKRQLFRAMYDIQPLRKESSKDLHTLTDDFDRHVKAMAKLGEPVGYWDTPLVNLLCYKLDPTTLRAWEEKTSDLRDITYQELIDFLYSRAMMLKTIVSEEQRNLQAIPARMTGSQPKKAFRLVANPVASDPKPDLPVCVVCSERHHLFRCRKFASFSPYNRRQVVTSHRLCWNCFNSGHLSRSCSSRHTCRFCNGKHHSLLHDAIKTTNFNSVPKPTSLSSNPPLPAPQRSTAPPDSDPQPSTSSQQVCMTVQATNSTVLLETVMLLVVDSTGKEIPARALLDSASMCSFMTKKLANTLDLRRSTVDIAVSGIGESSKQIKRQLTAKIRSTVSKYATELDFLILKRPTVCLPTVDIDVAAWKIPDVNLADPHFFIPADIDLIVGGEVYHELHGGSKISLGNEMPTLVETVFGWAVSGSVPINSSETPRLCQLTTIDRDQEQSIERFWELESLLPSKALPAEETKCEEVFSATTTRDSSGRFVVRLPLTSDPQVRVEEFRSIDERRFRSLERRLKRDPTTREAYVSFMADYERLGHMIKLTDPVDDSVPHCYLPHHPVFKESSTSTKVRVVFDASCKTSTDYSINDMQLVGPTIQDDLLSTIMRFRTHPIALVADIEKMYRQIQLHLDDCTYQRILWRQSPEEPLATFELQTVTYGFASAPFLATRTLQRLAEDEVNRFPDATPVFKSDFYVNVCLTGAEDVDSAVQLRRKASALVVSAGLPLKKRASNVPEALRGIPPEDLAVSAIHSLQDDQAVSTFGLVWATTLHRFRILFPLPESYQADWKDFHSTQDTTVTIQVPRYVSSANATFYQLHFISEASEKSHGSCCMRYFRLLKAAARKSEKDPFMMLTTADLKEAAFVLCRLAQKQDFPEKLVTLASTSRLPSSSQLKHTRIKLNSNGIIRIVLLVKLPLLNLLAKYYHGNLLHAGPQLMLATIRQKYWIIGGRNLVRRTFHECHTCFRSRPKMIQLMNVGNPLENQKAAIPGNNQ; encoded by the coding sequence ATGCCGAAAACCAAGTCAGACGAAAGAGTGGAGGATGCCATCGTTCGTCGGAAGGCCATTCTGACAAATCTATCGGATGTTGAAAGATTTACGAGGGAATTCAACGTGGATCGAGATGTTGGGCGCCTTCAAGTTCGACAAGATCTAGTTGATCGAATCTACGACCAGTTTCAAAAGGCGCAAACCGTCATCGAGAAGTGGGATGGGCCAGACCGGCTTGAAATGCGTTTGGCTGAGAGATCGACCATCGAGGAAAGGTTTTGTGAGGTGAAAGCATTCCTGTTGAACAATATCCCGGAAAGGTTGAGCAGTTCTACATCAGCAGAGCCGACCGCACCAACCAGCACAGCTATGTTTCACCTACGCCTGCCCAAAATAGATTTGCCGAGGTTCGATGGTGATTTTTCGCGATGGTTGTCGTTCCGAGACACGTTCAAGTCCATGGTGCACTCGAACCCAGATGTTCCAGCGGTTGCAAAGCTGCAGTACCTGCTTCAGAGTTTGGAAGGCGAAGCCAAGAAACCTTTCGAGTCCGTGAACGTTGAGGCTGACAACTATCTTATAACTTGGGACGCGTTGATGAAGCGGTATGATAACCAGCGGTACCTGAAACGACAGCTCTTCAGGGCAATGTACGACATCCAGCCTTTAAGGAAAGAGTCTTCAAAGGATCTTCATACGTTGACTGATGATTTTGACCGCCATGTGAAGGCCATGGCCAAACTGGGTGAGCCGGTAGGTTACTGGGATACTCCGCTAGTGAATCTACTGTGCTACAAATTGGATCCAACGACTCTGCGAGCCTGGGAGGAGAAAACAAGCGACCTGAGAGACATCACTTACCAAGAGTTGATCGATTTCTTGTATTCTCGAGCGATGATGCTGAAGACGATCGTTTCAGAAGAGCAGCGCAACCTGCAAGCGATTCCAGCGAGGATGACGGGATCCCAACCGAAGAAGGCGTTCCGATTAGTGGCCAATCCTGTTGCGTCTGATCCAAAGCCCGATTTACCCGTATGTGTAGTTTGTTCGGAACGACACCATCTATTTCGCTGTAGGAAATTCGCAAGTTTCTCTCCCTACAACCGACGGCAAGTTGTCACATCCCATCGTTTGTGTTGGAATTGTTTCAATTCCGGCCATTTATCACGATCCTGTTCCTCCAGACACACTTGTCGTTTCTGCAATGGAAAGCATCATTCTCTCCTCCATGATGCGATCAAGACCACCAACTTCAATTCGGTTCCGAAACCAACTTCGCTTTCGTCGAATCCACCACTCCCAGCTCCACAACGTAGCACCGCTCCTCCAGATTCAGATCCGCAACCATCTACTTCGAGCCAACAAGTTTGTATGACTGTTCAGGCAACGAACAGTACAGTTTTGTTAGAAACGGTGATGCTTTTGGTGGTTGACAGTACGGGGAAGGAAATTCCGGCGCGGGCGCTGCTTGATTCCGCTAGCATGTGCAGCTTCATGACGAAGAAGTTGGCCAACACTCTCGATCTCCGCCGTTCTACCGTTGACATTGCCGTTTCAGGGATTGGTGAGTCATCCAAGCAGATCAAGCGCCAGTTGACAGCGAAGATTCGTTCAACTGTATCCAAGTATGCAACGGAGCTAGATTTCTTGATCCTGAAAAGGCCAACAGTCTGCCTACCGACTGTGGACATTGATGTTGCTGCTTGGAAAATACCCGATGTCAACCTGGCTGATCCACATTTCTTCATTCCTGCGGACATTGATCTCATCGTTGGCGGAGAAGTGTACCACGAACTTCACGGCGGCAGCAAGATTTCCCTCGGCAATGAGATGCCGACTCTAGTTGAGACTGTGTTTGGATGGGCTGTATCCGGATCGGTTCCAATAAATTCCTCCGAAACTCCCCGGTTATGCCAGCTTACGACCATCGATCGAGACCAAGAACAATCCATCGAAAGGTTCTGGGAACTCGAATCTCTGTTGCCGTCTAAAGCTCTGCCAGCTGAAGAAACAAAATGTGAAGAAGTGTTCAGTGCTACCACCACTCGCGATTCGTCCGGTCGTTTCGTTGTTAGATTGCCACTCACTAGTGATCCCCAGGTACGTGTTGAAGAATTCAGATCCATCGATGAGCGCCGCTTCCGAAGTCTAGAGAGGAGACTTAAGCGAGATCCTACCACTCGAGAAGCCTACGTTAGTTTCATGGCCGACTACGAACGTTTGGGCCACATGATCAAGTTGACCGATCCAGTAGACGACTCTGTCCCCCATTGCTATCTACCACATCATCCAGTCTTCAAGGAGTCAAGCACAAGTACCAAGGTCCGTGTTGTTTTTGACGCTTCGTGCAAGACATCAACCGATTACTCCATCAACGATATGCAGTTGGTGGGACCTACTATCCAGGACGATCTACTGTCGACCATTATGCGCTTCCGAACCCACCCAATCGCACTCGTAGCCGACATTGAGAAGATGTACCGCCAAATACAACTGCACCTAGACGACTGTACGTATCAACGAATTCTCTGGCGCCAAAGTCCCGAAGAGCCTCTCGCAACGTTTGAGCTGCAGACTGTGACGTACGGTTTCGCTTCAGCACCATTTTTGGCCACTCGCACATTACAACGCCTCGCTGAAGATGAAGTCAATCGTTTTCCTGATGCCACCCCAGTTTTCAAGAGTGACTTCTACGTCAACGTCTGTTTGACTGGTGCCGAAGATGTCGATTCTGCCGTTCAACTCCGCCGAAAGGCATCTGCTCTAGTTGTTTCTGCCGGTTTACCACTCAAGAAAAGGGCATCCAATGTTCCTGAAGCGCTTCGTGGTATTCCTCCAGAAGATTTGGCTGTATCCGCAATCCACAGCCTGCAGGACGATCAGGCTGTCTCCACGTTCGGACTTGTTTGGGCAACAACGTTGCACCGTTTTCGTATCCTATTCCCACTACCAGAGTCGTACCAAGCTGATTGGAAGGATTTTCACAGCACGCAAGATACAACCGTTACGATCCAAGTTCCTCGCTACGTGTCTTCCGCCAATGCCACTTTTTACCAATTGCATTTCATCTCGGAAGCGTCGGAGAAGTCCCATGGAAGTTGCTGCATGCGGTACTTCCGCTTGTTGAAAGCTGCTGCACGGAAGTCGGAAAAGGACCCATTCATGATGCTAACCACCGCCGATCTGAAAGAAGCAGCCTTCGTTCTGTGTCGTCTTGCCCAGAAACAGGATTTTCCTGAGAAGTTAGTCACCCTTGCATCGACCAGTCGCCTTCCATCTTCATCGCAGTTGAAGCACACCCGCATCAAACTGAATTCAAATGGAATTATTAGAATTGTTCTGCTCGTGAAACTCCCGCTATTAAATCTGTTGGCGAAGTATTATCATGGGAATTTACTTCACGCCGGCCCACAACTAATGCTCGCCACGATCCGTCAAAAATATTGGATCATTGGTGGACGCAACCTAGTGCGCCGCACATTCCATGAATGCCACACGTGTTTCCGAAGCAGACCGAAGATGATCCAGCTGATGAACGTGGGCAACCCGTTGGAGAACCAAAAAGCTGCAATCCCTGGGAACAACCAATGA